The genomic stretch AAAGCTTTAGAACTGCTGGAACTTGTCGCAAAGGAAATTCCAGCTGAAAAATACAACGATCCACGTTCATTAAGTTCTCTTGTAACGGCTTATATTGTTGCAGGACTGGAGCAGAAAGGAATTCATTTGGCTGAGAATCTTAAAAAGGAAATTCTTAGTGAATATGATTACTACCTGAGTCTTTCTCCTAAGTTTAGGGCTGCTGACAGAAGACAAATGAGATCTAAACCTATGGAATACTCGCTTGTCGTTTCCGGAGTAACGGAAGCTTATAGAACATTAGGACAAAATGAAAAAGCGCAAAACTATCTGTTGAAATCTGTGGAACCGATAGATGAAAAGTTGAGTGCTTTTGTGAAAAATCTTCAACAGATGGATAAAGAACAAGCCGCTAAAGAGTCTGAAAATGTTCAGAAGATTACTCCTTTTTATCAGTATTTGTTCAATGTTATGGAACCTTTTGATTCTACTTATTCAAAGAAGAAAGAAGTAGAGATTACTACAGCAATCATGAAAGCACTCAATAATAAAAAAATATAACCATTAAGGGTAGGTAAAACTTTCAGAGTAAAGGGTTTTTGTTTTTATAGTTTCATTTTAAAATCTTAGATTTTACCTCGTACATTCTGAGGTCTATCTCCTTAATGGTTTTTAAATATAGCCTTTAAATATTGAATTTAAAGGCTATATTTATAAAGTATTTTCTCATTTTTTTCAGGTATGAAAACTTCATATTGATAAAATTTTTTTCGGAATCGTACAGTAAGGAGGAAAAAGAAACTATTTCCAGAATTCATCTTCATAAGTATCCTTTTCTTCAGAGTGAATATGATGAAGTTCTTTGCCCATTGTATCCAAAGCAGCATTGTCCAGCTTTTCTTCCAAATGAGGGAACCAGTTTCGCTCCTCAAAACGGATGTGTTGTTCAAGAAGATCAGCAAAATCTGAAAGCAAATGCAGAGTTTCCTCGTTTTTAATCTGAGCAACCAATAGCCTGATCTGTTCATGTTCCGATTGAATACGGGCTGTATACTCATCTTCAAGATAAGGAAAAAGGATTTCCTCTTCCTCTCTGAAATGTTCTACAAGATGATTTTCCCAAAAATAAAAGATGTATTTTTTTATCCTTGTAGTGTCTACTTTTTTCTTCAGCCCCTGCCTGATCTTCCAGCTGCACAGCAACCCGAAATGATGATCCCTTGAGAGGAGAACGATATTTTCATTACGTTTCATGATCTTTTGATTGTGAATGTATTTAAGCTTTGTAAAACCACATAGGCTCATAGAAATTACAGAATTTTATTATAAATAAATGATAGTATTTCATCACCATATTTCTCTAAATAGGTAAATAATGATGTCTCTATGTGGTTTATTTTAAAAAGTTAAAATGTTTTTTATATATGGATCTGGGCTAGCGTTTTTCTTTCAATGACCATCCAAATTTCAACCCAATGATAAAAATAACCAGCAGAAGCTCTCCGGCAGCCAGTAAAATATCTCCCGGAACCCGCATCCATCTTAAG from Chryseobacterium indologenes encodes the following:
- a CDS encoding hemerythrin domain-containing protein, which gives rise to MKRNENIVLLSRDHHFGLLCSWKIRQGLKKKVDTTRIKKYIFYFWENHLVEHFREEEEILFPYLEDEYTARIQSEHEQIRLLVAQIKNEETLHLLSDFADLLEQHIRFEERNWFPHLEEKLDNAALDTMGKELHHIHSEEKDTYEDEFWK